The Candidatus Poribacteria bacterium genome includes the window TGTCCCTGCGCAGGTGCCCGTAGACGGTCTCGAACTGAGAGCCGTGGCGAATCTTGATCGCGTTCCCAAGCCCGCCGCCCTCGGAGACGGGCCACATGGCAACGATCTCGCCGTCAGCCGCCGCAACGACGGGGGCCCCCTCAGCCGCCGAGATGTCCAGACCGCTGTGGAACTCGTAACGCCCCGTGAAGGGTCCGACCCGAACGCCGAAGTTCGACGAAATCCAGTGGGGCTCGCCCTCTTTGAGAGGCGTGATCGTCGGCGTCATCGCCATGTCGCGCTGCTCGCCCGACGCCGCGCTATCGATCTGAGACAAGCCGCTGAGCAGCCGCTCAGCTCGATCTGCGGCCTCTGCGCCCGATAGCGGCATGGCTTCGGACCGCTCATTGGCTCCGGTGACGCGCGCCGTCTCCTCGTATTCGGTGGGGTTGTCCAGCACTAAGCCGTGCCAGTCAAGCGCCTGCCCGCCGCCGCCGAGGCCGGAGGTCGCACTCCCAGCGATAGTCGCCTCCTCGGACGGCAACCCGATGACTTTGCGGATGCTCGCTTCGAGCGCTTCGATCTGGAGAACCTTCTTCTCGAGCTGAGCGTAGTCCTCCGTCAGCCTCGCGTTGCCCTCCTGCAGGGCAACGTAGTCGGAGCGGATCTCTCGCGCCTTGGCGTAGGTCTGATAGACGTGGATGGCGCCGAAGATGCCGGCTCCCAGAGCGATGATCATCGCCCCAGCGCCCAGCCAGAGAGTGACCGGACTGAGGACGATCTGGCGGAATCCGCGATTGCCGGACGTGGATACCATCAGGGTGACGGCGCGGTTCATTGATTCACCTGAGCCAAGTTGGGAACGCGTCGGAGTCTAGGGGATGAATGTCTTCTGCGAATAGGTACGTCCTTGCGTACGTGCTTCGCTCGCTGAAACGGACTCTTGGACAACCGTGAACATTGGACGGACGGCACCCGTTTCATGACGCGATGACGGTCGGCACAGCGTTAGACGTCGCTCAGAACCCGGTTGGCTTAGTAGTCCTCGCCGCGCCCACACCGGCGAGAACCATACCACTCCGCGCCGCCAAGTGCAAGGTCAAAGACGACCGTGCCAGCGCATCGGTTACGACGCGCTCCCCGACATGAACCGCCAGAGGAACGCTCGATAGCTGGTCTCTCTGCCTGCGAACCGTATGGCGCTGGAACCGGTGAGCCCACTGGCTCCGCGTGATGCCGCGAGCTCGATCCAGGCATGCTCCCCGCGTTCATACGCGAACGACAGCCCGTCATCGTCGTAGAGCGCGTACGAGGAGGCAGACCGACCGTAGTGCCGCACTTCGAGTTCCATCGGCTCGTCCGGCATCGGTACGTGCGTCGATGCCTCCATCATCGGCACGATGCCGCCATCGCGGACGAAGAGCGGAATCTGATCGAGCGGCGCGGAGATGGTCGCGACGCCCCCATCGGACACGAGCTTCCCCGTGTAGAAGTCGTACCATCGGTCGGACGGGAACCGCACTTCGCGGGACGACTGCCCGGCGAAGAGCGGGGCGACCAAGATCGACGGACCCATCATGTACTGATCGCGGGCATCGATGATCGCGTCGGAACTGACATCCGAGGTCCCGCGTTCCAGCGGCATCGCCCGGAACGGCGGTGTTCCGTGGAAGCAGTACTCCGCGAAGGCGGTGTAGAGGTACGGCAGCAGCCGCATCCGCAGCAGAATCGCCTCACGCACCGCGTCGGCGACCGTCTCGAACGTCCACGGCTTGGTTCCGCTCGCCCAGGCGTTCAGCATCGCCATCGGTGAGAAGCAGACCGACTGAACTCGTCGAATCCACTCCTCGTCGCTGCCAGCGCCCCGGACTTCCGGCGTCCATAGCACGCCGCCGAACCCCGAGTTGCACAGCGCCGTAATGTAGTCGCGGTGATCGTAGCAATCGCTGTAGAGCACGAACGGCAGCGGCGACGCTCCCACATACGATCCGCGGACCAGTCCGTACGTGCGCCGATCCCGTCGCCGGAACCGCTCCGCCAACATCGCCTGCCACTGGAGGCCGTAGAGCTGCCGCATCTCCTCGCCCGTGAGCCCGGAAGGGAACTCGGCATGCAGGGGCCAGAGCCACGCGTCGTGCCCGTCGCATTCGTCGAGCTTATAGCCGGACACGCCGATGTCCAGGTGCTCCCGCACATGCTGACTGCCGATCAGTTCCTGCGCCTCCGGCAGCGTCAGGTCCGGCACGATGCCGCACCAGACCGTGTGCGAGCCGGACAGCGGCAACAGCGCGTCGTGGAGCGCCGATTCCGGCGATACGTACGGGTTCTCCCACAGGTTCACGTGGACGCGACGCTCGGACATCTTGTCGATGAACGCCGCCGGGTCCGGGAACCGAGTGGCATCCCACTCGTACGTGCAGGGGTAGCTTCGCGAGTGCCATCCCGGCTCGAGCCCGACGACATCGATGGGGACGCCGCGCGCCGCGAACTCGTCCACCTCGGCGACCGTCGCTTCGTCCGTGTACAGCGTCGGCACGCGATGCCAGAACCCCAGCCCCCCACTTCGGCGGAAGGCAACCGCCTCCGCAGAGCAGGTTGTATCGGCGCACGGCATCCAGCGTCGTGGGACCTGCGAACACGATGACATCGATGGATGGCTCTGGAACCAGAAGCTCGACGGCGTCGGAGAGCGGCTGAGCCGACCACTCCGGGTCTGTGTTTCGGTCCCGGACCGTCGGCGGATTCGCCGCATCGACCCGCACTGCCGTCCCAATGTACGCCGTCACGACACGGCTCGTGTTCACCAGCACGCCGTACCCGTCGCTCGAAAAGTAGAGGGGCAGCGACGCGTGTGTCGGACCTGCGTCTTCGCGACCGTAGTGATCCACCTGTAGCCGCTTGACCGTGCCCCGCTGGTCGATGCGCCGGAACTGCAAACCGAAGCCGTAGACGTGCTCGTCGGATCGCAGCGGAAACCTCAACACGGTGCAGCCGCCACGAGGGTCCGCTGTGGCGGCTCCACGAGCGAACGGGAACGGCGCGGTCGGGAGCTCTGCGAGCGCCCCCTCTCTCGCCGCCGCGCGTGTGACATCCAGCGGCCTCAAGCTCGAACCCTCCCCGACGCGACGACGCCACACTCCCGAGTAGAGCTCGATCCATTGCTCCGACGACATGGGTTCCTCCTGTTGTCCGGGACGTCGCTCCCAACGGCTGAGATATAGCCCGTCCGGCGCAGTTGCGCACGTCCCGCAGCGCACGAGCCTTCGGTTCGCCGGCATCGGCGCATCGCTCCGCTGTTGAGAGGAACCTGAGACGCGTGGTAGAATCGGCGGCGATACTGGGCCCAAGAACCGCGATCGGTCCGCGCAGAGCGGCAGCGCCCATGCCGCGAACGAATCAACGACTCGAAGGAGGCACGAACGATGCCACTGGATCGCAAGGTGCGCTACGGCATGGTCGGCGGCGGTCCCGGCGCCTTCATCGGCAGCGTGCACCGCAAGGCTGCCGCGCTGGACGGCGAGATCGAGCTGGTCGCCGGCGCATTCTCATCCGACGCCGCCAAGTCGCGCCAGCAAGGAGCTGAACTGAAGCTCAACCCAGCGCGCGTCTACGGCTCCTATCAGGAGATGGCGGAGAAGGAAGCGCGTCTGCCCGCCGGCGAGCGCATCGACTTCGTCTCCATCGTGACTCCGAATCACGTGCATCACCCGGTCGCCAAGACGTTCATCGAAGCCGGATTCGATGTCGTCTGCGATAAGCCGATGACGCTGACGATCGACGAGGCGGAAGGCCTCTGCCGCCTCGTGTCGAAGCACAAGGCGGTATTCGCCTTGACGCACAACTACACCGGCTACCCGATGGTCAAAGAAGCGCGCGAGCTGGTGCGCGCGGGTGAGCTGGGAACGATCCGCAAGATCGTTGTCGAGTATCCGCAGGGATGGCTGGCGACGCTGCTGGAGGCTGAAGGGGCTAAGCAGGCGGTGTGGCGCACCGATCCGAAGCAGGCGGGGGTGTCGTCCTGCATCGGCGACATCGGTTCCCACGCCGAGAACCTCGCTCACTACATCACCGGGCTGGAGATCGAAGAGCTCTGCGCCGACATGACGACGTTCGTGCCGGGCAGGAAGCTCGAAGACGACGGGAACATCCTGGTTCACTACAAGGGCGGCGCGCGTGGCATCCTGTACGCCTCGCAGATATCCGTCGGCGAGGAGAACGACCTCACCATCCGAGTCTACGGGACGAACGCATCGCTCGAGTGGCATCAGGAGAACCCAAACTACCTGCGCGTCAAGTACCCGGCGGGTCCTGAGAAAGTCTACAAGCGCGGAAACGACTACCTCTCGGACATCGCGAAGCACAACTCGCGCATCCCCTTCGGTCATCCGGAAGCGTTCATCGAAGCGTTCGCGAATATCTACGTGAACGCCGGGAGAACGATCGCTGCGAAGGCAG containing:
- a CDS encoding Gfo/Idh/MocA family oxidoreductase translates to MPLDRKVRYGMVGGGPGAFIGSVHRKAAALDGEIELVAGAFSSDAAKSRQQGAELKLNPARVYGSYQEMAEKEARLPAGERIDFVSIVTPNHVHHPVAKTFIEAGFDVVCDKPMTLTIDEAEGLCRLVSKHKAVFALTHNYTGYPMVKEARELVRAGELGTIRKIVVEYPQGWLATLLEAEGAKQAVWRTDPKQAGVSSCIGDIGSHAENLAHYITGLEIEELCADMTTFVPGRKLEDDGNILVHYKGGARGILYASQISVGEENDLTIRVYGTNASLEWHQENPNYLRVKYPAGPEKVYKRGNDYLSDIAKHNSRIPFGHPEAFIEAFANIYVNAGRTIAAKAAGEAPGEFDTDFPTVQDGARGVHFIHKAVESGASKQKWVGASYSPPA
- a CDS encoding DUF5110 domain-containing protein, with amino-acid sequence MRRIRRRSGTETQTRSGRLSRSPTPSSFWFQSHPSMSSCSQVPRRWMPCADTTCSAEAVAFRRSGGLGFWHRVPTLYTDEATVAEVDEFAARGVPIDVVGLEPGWHSRSYPCTYEWDATRFPDPAAFIDKMSERRVHVNLWENPYVSPESALHDALLPLSGSHTVWCGIVPDLTLPEAQELIGSQHVREHLDIGVSGYKLDECDGHDAWLWPLHAEFPSGLTGEEMRQLYGLQWQAMLAERFRRRDRRTYGLVRGSYVGASPLPFVLYSDCYDHRDYITALCNSGFGGVLWTPEVRGAGSDEEWIRRVQSVCFSPMAMLNAWASGTKPWTFETVADAVREAILLRMRLLPYLYTAFAEYCFHGTPPFRAMPLERGTSDVSSDAIIDARDQYMMGPSILVAPLFAGQSSREVRFPSDRWYDFYTGKLVSDGGVATISAPLDQIPLFVRDGGIVPMMEASTHVPMPDEPMELEVRHYGRSASSYALYDDDGLSFAYERGEHAWIELAASRGASGLTGSSAIRFAGRETSYRAFLWRFMSGSAS
- a CDS encoding M23 family metallopeptidase, with translation MNRAVTLMVSTSGNRGFRQIVLSPVTLWLGAGAMIIALGAGIFGAIHVYQTYAKAREIRSDYVALQEGNARLTEDYAQLEKKVLQIEALEASIRKVIGLPSEEATIAGSATSGLGGGGQALDWHGLVLDNPTEYEETARVTGANERSEAMPLSGAEAADRAERLLSGLSQIDSAASGEQRDMAMTPTITPLKEGEPHWISSNFGVRVGPFTGRYEFHSGLDISAAEGAPVVAAADGEIVAMWPVSEGGGLGNAIKIRHGSQFETVYGHLRRDTPFAAGLRVGSRVRRNQIIGYVGGTGRATSPHLHYEVHHKGVRVNPLRFLLDR